In a single window of the Rhodamnia argentea isolate NSW1041297 chromosome 2, ASM2092103v1, whole genome shotgun sequence genome:
- the LOC115734147 gene encoding protein ENHANCED DOWNY MILDEW 2-like isoform X1 encodes MASSDDEAETLPETVSTYYFEDHDDEPVSFSVLPVRWGDGEGGEDDAAETIFLHGTADNGLRKIYREVKSWRFDLGRSRPEVSVLSKDNICFKLDKPRRSFQDTIRTVLITLHCLHYAKNHPDASREALWEHLAKTLGFYEVRPSAKDLQDHVVLIKEAIGRDDVLAKSKVLSKLMEEKPRKRSKSGENVAMPSFIVDDTEDVEDGTAEEDDCFDSVCALCDNGGDLLCCDGKCMRSFHATKEAGEESLCDSLGYSQHEVDAMQTFNCENCIHNLHQCFACGKLGSSDKSSGADVFQCVSATCGLFYHPHCVAKLVHRRDEVAAEDLKLRIVAGESFTCPMHKCCVCNQIENKKELDLQFAVCRRCPKSYHRKCLPKEIVFEDDDEDEDEDAITRAWEGLLPNRVLIYCLKHDIDEEIGTPVRNHIKFPSTTIRANRAAVGEKRKRPVLGSLSTGGKGLKKKRVASEDSSKRASENQSLGKGKSPFTKKEGEKDKKVRVSSGQEIAKKVKVTDASKKFHKDTAKSRPLEPSTSFTMREHTSLGERLYSFTTEASEQTKTGEPVGPDSEERRAVELASTKSDDSLHPLDADTERRLLNLVKEAASSVSMADVVRKQNVPSTHAQYLKSTVDKTITIGKVEGSVQVYTYALTQCVNKDTLIERLHVQALRAALQRLEQGDSNEDAKAVCDPEVLTQIFKWKDKLRVYLAPFIYGMRYTSFGRHFTKVDKLQEIVDKLHWYVGDGDMIVDFCCGANDFSRLMAKKLEETGKKCSYKNYDIFPPKNNFEFELRDWMTVQLKELPYGSKLIMGLNPPFGVRGALANKFIDKALQFKPKLLMLIVPSETERLDEKKFRYDLVWEDDRFLSGKSFYLPGSVDVKDKQIEQWNNRPPLLYLWSRRDWTAKHRTIAQKQGHLPTKSRLPWSNEDCNGSLDLHYLNDDRSLSLTSDTSMPMGRPEETKDRVNMAEGQKGRFSRNDSGRESWESQSTGTSKGKAIGIGTSGREIHGKSPAKETPHHPSPKLTDGKLAFYNRSSKQKTNGSRTSGREIDEKDLTNVESSFNDRSSREKASGRGTSGREIDEEPPAKVTSRRPSPKSSVNDRSSISHGVPFENDVSGMNYQQADPRMSMSHAEDFYGSRGSTLSDDANRMYGLNNNRYYSTQRWSSGGGPLTNSGAQNLEGLHTARMRDTDNYRPNVSEPEERCWRDLERLSQVRLYGQQDPNVSQRNYMAGHDPRYSQPGALTSTYGLLGSIAESSQRMDMSAMQRYAPRLDELNPMRMNNVRPEAPVIRGNGYLDLNRGPQPGHGGDSFGFATGPRRPYSQQNTFGWLNE; translated from the exons ATGGCGTCTTCCGACGACGAGGCCGAGACCTTGCCGGAAACCGTCTCGACCTACTACTTCGAGGACCACGACGACGAGCCCGTCTCGTTCTCCGTCCTGCCGGTGAGGTGGGGCGACGGGGAGGGCGGCGAGGACGATGCGGCGGAGACCATCTTCTTGCACGGGACCGCCGATAACGGCCTCAGGAAGATTTACAGAGAGGTCAAGTCTTGGAGGTTTGATCTCGGCCGCTCGAGGCCTGAGGTGTCGGTGCTCTCCAAGGACAACATCTGTTTCAAGCTCGATAAGCCGAGGAGGAGCTTTCAGGATACGATCAGGACCGTGTTGATCACGTTGCACTGCCTGCACTACGCCAAGAATCACCCGGACGCTTCCCGAGAAGCGCTGTGGGAGCACTTGGCTAAAACCTTGGG GTTCTATGAGGTCCGGCCTTCTGCGAAGGATTTGCAGGACCATGTGGTGTTAATTAAAGAGGCTATAGGGAGGGATGATGTATTGGCGAAATCCAAG GTTTTGAGCAAATTAATGGAAGAGAAGCCCCGGAAGAGGAGTAAATCTGGTGAG AATGTTGCAATGCCTAGTTTTATTGTGGATGATACTGAAGATGTTGAAGATGGGACTGCCGAGGAGGACGATTGTTTTGATTCTGTTTGTGCGCTATGCGATAACGGGGGTGACCTTTTATG CTGTGACGGGAAATGTATGAGGTCATTTCATGCTACTAAAGAAGCTGGTGAAGAATCTCTTTGCGATTCTCTTGGATATTCACAGCATGAAGTTGAT GCAATGCAGACTTTTAACTGCGAAAATTGCATACACAACCTGCACCAGTGCTTCGCATGTGGCAAGTTGGGCTCCTCTGATAAGTCTTCTGGTGCTGAT GTCTTCCAATGTGTTTCTGCTACTTGTGGCCTCTTCTACCATCCCCACTGTGTAGCAAAATTGGTCCATCGCAGAGATGAAGTTGCTGCAGAAGATCTTAAGCTGAGGATTGTCGCAGGAGAAAGTTTCACTTGTCCTATGCATAAATGTTGTGTTTGCAATCAAATAGAAAACAAGAAGGAACTTGATCTGCAATTTGCTGTATGCAGACGATGCCCCAAGTCTTACCATAGAAAATGCTTGCCAAA GGAAATTGTTTtcgaagatgatgatgaagatgaagatgaagatgcaaTAACAAGGGCATGGGAGGGATTATTACCCAATCGCGTATTAATTTATTGTTT AAAGCATGATATTGATGAAGAGATTGGGACTCCAGTTCGAAACCACATAAAGTTTCCCAGTACTACTATTCGAGCAAATAGGGCTGCCGttggggagaaaagaaaaagaccagTATTGGGATCACTCTCTACTGGAGGGAAAGGTTTAAAGAAGAAACGTGTTGCCTCAGAGGACTCCTCGAAAAGAGCTTCAGAAAATCAGTCGCTTGGAAAGGGGAAATCTCCTTTCACAAAGAAAGAaggtgaaaaagacaaaaaagtaaGGGTATCATCTGGACAAGAGATAGCCAAGAAAGTCAAAGTGACTGATGCGTCCAAGAAATTTCACAAGGATACTGCCAAGTCCAGGCCTTTGGAGCCCAGCACATCTTTTACCATGAGGGAGCACACTTCTTTGGGTGAAAGGTTATATTCCTTCACGACAGAGGCGTCTGAGCAAACAAAAACAGGAGAACCAGTTGGACCAGATAGTGAAGAGAGAAGAGCAGTGGAGCTTGCTTCCACGAAGTCAGATGACTCACTTCATCCACTAGATGCTGATACTGAGAGAAG GCTTTTGAATCTAGTGAAAGAGGCCGCATCTTCAGTAAGTATGGCAGATGTTGTGAGAAAGCAGAATGTGCCATCTACTCATGCACAATATCTGAAGTCAACTGTTGATAAGACAATTACTATTGGGAAAGTGGAGGGTTCAGTTCAGGTATATACTTATGCACTTACTCAATGCGTCAATAAGGATACTTTAATTGAAAGATTGCATGTGCAGGCTCTTAGAGCAGCTTTGCAGAGGCTAGAGCAAGGAGACAGCAATGAAGACGCAAAAGCTGTCTGTGACCCAGAAGTTCTAACCCAGATATTTAAGTGGAAG GACAAGCTTAGAGTATATCTTGCACCATTCATATATGGTATGCGCTACACTTCCTTTGGTCGACATTTTACAAAAGTGGATAAACTTCAAGAG ATTGTTGACAAGCTCCATTGGTATGTTGGGGATGGTGACATG ATTGTTGACTTCTGTTGTGGGGCTAATGATTTTAGCCGCTTAATGGCAAAGAAGCTTGAAGAGACCGGAAAGAAGTGctcttacaaaaattatgatatttttccACCAAAG AATAACTTCGAGTTTGAACTAAGGGACTGGATGACGGTCCAACTAAAAGAGCTACCTTATGGGTCAAAATTG ATCATGGGGCTAAATCCTCCTTTTGGAGTTAGAGGAGCATTGGCGAACAAGTTTATTGATAAAGCTCTTCAATTCAAACCAAAGCTCCTTATGCTGATTGTTCCATCAGAAACTGAAAG ATTAGATGAGAAAAAGTTTCGGTATGATCTGGTGTGGGAAGACGATCGATTCTTGTCTGGAAAG TCATTTTATTTGCCAGGTTCTGTGGATGTGAAGGATAAACAAATTGAACAGTGGAACAATAGGCCACCTTTGCTGTATCTATGGAGCCGTCGAGATTGGACTGCAAAACACAGGACCATAGCCCAAAAGCAGGGTCACTTGCCCACGAAGAGTAGGCTTCCATGGTCAAATGAGGACTGCAATGGATCACTGGATCTTCATTATCTGAACGATGACCGGAGTTTGTCACTTACAAGTGATACCTCCATGCCAATGGGTAGGCCTGAAGAAACCAAAGACAGAGTCAATATGGCTGAAGGTCAAAAAGGGCGTTTTTCTCGAAATGACAGTGGGAGAGAAAGCTGGGAGAGCCAGTCTACTGGGACTTCTAAGGGTAAGGCCATTGGTATAGGAACAAGTGGAAGAGAAATTCATGGGAAGTCACCTGCCAAGGAAACACCTCATCATCCCTCGCCTAAGTTGACAGATGGTAAGTTGGCATTCTACAATCGGTCCTCTAAGCAAAAGACCAATGGTAGCCGAACAAGTGGaagagaaattgatgagaagGATTTGACGAATGTGGAGTCTTCGTTCAATGATCGGTCCTCTAGGGAAAAGGCAAGTGGTAGAGGAACAAGTGGAAGAGAAATTGATGAGGAGCCGCCAGCAAAGGTAACCTCTCGTCGTCCCTCACCCAAGTCGTCAGTCAATGACCGATCCTCAATATCACATGGAGTTCCCTTTGAGAATGATGTCAGTGGCATGAATTATCAACAAGCTGACCCACGCATGTCTATGTCACATGCTGAGGACTTTTATGGTTCGCGAGGATCCACTCTCTCTGATGATGCCAACAGGATGTATGGACTGAACAACAACAGATATTATTCAACTCAGAGATGGTCAAGTGGTGGTGGTCCTCTTACCAATTCTGGGGCTCAGAACTTGGAGGGTCTGCATACGGCTCGTATGAGGGACACTGATAACTACAGACCCAATGTTTCTGAACCTGAAGAGAGATGTTGGAGGGACCTGGAGAGGCTTTCACAGGTCCGACTTTATGGTCAGCAAGATCCAAATGTGTCTCAAAGAAATTACATGGCAGGTCATGATCCCAGGTACAGCCAGCCAGGGGCCTTGACATCTACCTATGGACTCCTGGGTTCCATCGCCGAATCATCCCAGCGAATGGACATGTCTGCGATGCAACGATATGCTCCCCGTTTGGATGAGCTGAATCCAATGAGAATGAACAATGTGAGGCCCGAGGCACCCGTGATTCGTGGAAACGGGTATCTTGATCTTAACAGGGGGCCGCAACCTGGACATGGAGGCGATTCTTTTGGCTTTGCTACTGGTCCTCGTCGGCCGTACTCTCAACAGAATACTTTCGGCTGGCTTAATGAATAG